A single genomic interval of Trichosurus vulpecula isolate mTriVul1 chromosome 6, mTriVul1.pri, whole genome shotgun sequence harbors:
- the LOC118854058 gene encoding 60S ribosomal protein L34, whose translation MVQRLTYRRRLSYNTASNKTRLSRTPGNRIVYLYTKKVGKAPKSACGVCPGRLRGVRAVRPKVLMRLSKTKKHVSRAYGGSMCAKCVRDRIKRAFLIEEQKIVVKVLKAQAQSQKSK comes from the coding sequence ATGGTTCAGCGTCTGACATATCGCCGTAGGCTGTCCTACAATACAGCTTCCAACAAAACTCGGCTGTCACGAACCCCGGGTAACAGAATTGTTTACCTTTATACCAAGAAAGTTGGAAAAGCACCAAAATCAGCCTGTGGTGTATGCCCAGGAAGACTTCGAGGTGTTCGTGCAGTGAGACCTAAAGTTCTTATGAGGCTATCGAAGACAAAAAAGCATGTCAGCAGGGCTTATGGTGGCTCCATGTGTGCTAAGTGTGTCCGTGACAGGATCAAGCGTGCTTTCCTGATTGAGGAGCAGAAAATTGTTGTGAAGGTGTTGAAGGCACAAGCACAAagtcaaaaaagtaaataa